Proteins from one Natrinema salinisoli genomic window:
- a CDS encoding TIGR03668 family PPOX class F420-dependent oxidoreductase — protein MTPEEHAFLERARVGSLATVDDAGRPHAVPICFALLERSTPSESADANGPVHENSGDGSQTRLVSAIDEKPKSTRELQRVRNIRSNPTVTLLVDRYREEWSRLAWVQVRGRARILEPDIAADHPDASIRSDGVTALESKYDQYAEHDLESRPLLSIRVGRTVSWGALEDEAATANEE, from the coding sequence GTGACGCCCGAAGAGCACGCCTTCCTCGAGCGAGCCCGCGTCGGTTCCCTGGCCACCGTCGACGACGCGGGCCGACCGCACGCGGTCCCGATCTGTTTCGCGCTGCTCGAGCGGAGCACTCCATCAGAGTCGGCGGACGCGAACGGGCCGGTCCACGAGAACAGCGGCGACGGCAGCCAGACCCGACTCGTCTCGGCGATCGACGAGAAACCGAAGTCGACTCGAGAGCTCCAGCGCGTGCGGAACATTCGGTCGAATCCGACGGTAACGCTGCTCGTCGATCGCTACCGCGAGGAGTGGTCGCGCCTCGCGTGGGTACAGGTCCGCGGTCGCGCCCGAATCCTCGAGCCTGATATCGCTGCCGACCATCCCGACGCATCGATACGCAGCGACGGCGTGACCGCGCTCGAGTCGAAATACGATCAGTACGCGGAGCACGATCTCGAGTCGCGTCCGCTCCTCTCGATCCGCGTCGGCCGAACCGTCTCCTGGGGGGCGCTCGAGGACGAGGCCGCGACCGCAAACGAAGAGTGA
- a CDS encoding heavy metal translocating P-type ATPase, whose protein sequence is MSDQRSGHDRRDRCRLCGTLLSRTTGDSASDGFCSPGCRDVAAAFGTSGGESETDSPLGDTGSHTEEPRPTATADGDDSGLVRTFFRIDGMQSAIDESFLESVAEKRDGVTNAEASYVTETIRVDHDPDRLSTAELEDALSTVGYTAYLRADATADEETGGTRRSREMTGLRKRRSEDMLEMRYVVGVVFGTFLLLPFVAVLYPMFLTSFTDWGAISHFEGAFTGFSGPLYLPLFLVGTGAILYLTGGPLLRGAYVSLKLRRPTTDLLAALTIVSAYVYSVFVSGLGRNDLYFDLTIVVASLVMGAIYYEATVKRRATDRLTDLTVSQVDTARLYTADGSTTEIPVSDLVSDDQLLVREGERIPVDGRLAEGECTVDEAVVTGESLPVTKREGDDLVGGSIVTTDAAVVDVGERTTSSIERLTRVVWNVQSADHGVRRRADEFAATLLPLVLAAAAVVGVGFLLTGASATTTVLAVLMTIMVASPWALGFATPYSVAASLQEALERGIVVFDETVFERLRAVDVVVFDKTGTLTTGEMTVREADAPDDLLAAAAALERRAAHPAAAAITAAFDGSTDEDGRTTRADGGSAGADGLTVRDFQTHATGVEGTVDGRSILVGHPDLFRERDWALEDGLESRIDRTRDAGQLPVVVGRDGSAEGVVIVGDEPRAEWDETVTALSEDGIDVVVLTGDDGTAADAFDRHPGVDHVFAGVSPDGKTAAVERMKTDGRVAMVGDGTNDAPALAAADLGISLGSGTALAADAADIAIVDDDLAAVEEAFALARAARGRIRQNIGLAFVYNAIAIPAAALGIVNPLVTTVAVVAGALLIVGNAERSLVAD, encoded by the coding sequence GTGAGCGATCAACGGTCCGGACACGACAGGCGGGATCGCTGTCGGTTGTGCGGAACGCTGCTCTCGAGGACCACCGGCGACTCGGCCTCGGACGGGTTCTGTTCGCCCGGCTGTCGCGACGTCGCTGCGGCGTTCGGGACGAGCGGCGGCGAGTCCGAGACCGATTCGCCGCTCGGCGATACCGGGTCACACACCGAGGAACCGCGGCCGACCGCGACCGCGGACGGGGACGATTCAGGCCTCGTCAGGACGTTCTTCCGGATCGACGGCATGCAGTCGGCGATCGACGAGTCGTTCCTCGAGTCCGTCGCCGAAAAACGCGACGGCGTGACCAACGCCGAGGCGAGTTACGTCACGGAGACGATCCGCGTCGATCACGATCCCGACCGGCTTTCGACGGCCGAACTCGAGGATGCACTGAGTACAGTCGGCTACACGGCGTATTTGCGAGCGGACGCGACCGCCGACGAGGAGACGGGCGGCACCCGGCGCTCGCGGGAGATGACCGGGCTCCGGAAACGGCGTTCGGAGGACATGCTCGAGATGCGCTACGTCGTGGGCGTCGTCTTCGGGACCTTCCTCCTGTTGCCGTTCGTGGCCGTCCTCTACCCGATGTTCCTGACCTCGTTTACCGACTGGGGCGCGATTTCGCACTTCGAAGGTGCCTTTACCGGCTTCAGCGGGCCGCTGTACCTGCCGCTCTTTCTCGTCGGGACGGGGGCGATCCTCTATCTGACCGGCGGTCCGCTCCTCCGCGGCGCGTACGTCAGTCTGAAGCTGCGACGACCCACGACGGACCTGCTCGCGGCGCTAACCATCGTCAGCGCGTACGTCTACAGCGTCTTCGTCTCGGGACTCGGGCGCAACGATCTCTACTTCGATCTGACGATCGTCGTGGCCTCGCTCGTGATGGGGGCGATCTACTACGAAGCGACGGTCAAACGCCGGGCGACGGACCGGTTGACAGACCTCACCGTCTCGCAGGTCGATACGGCTCGACTGTACACCGCCGACGGATCGACGACGGAGATTCCCGTGAGCGATCTGGTGTCGGACGATCAGCTCCTCGTCCGCGAGGGGGAGCGGATCCCCGTCGACGGCCGGCTGGCGGAGGGCGAGTGCACCGTCGACGAGGCCGTGGTAACGGGAGAGTCCCTCCCGGTGACGAAACGCGAGGGCGACGACCTGGTCGGCGGTTCGATCGTGACGACCGACGCGGCGGTCGTCGACGTCGGCGAGCGGACGACGAGCAGCATCGAACGACTCACGCGGGTCGTCTGGAACGTCCAGAGTGCCGACCACGGCGTCAGGCGGCGCGCCGACGAGTTCGCCGCGACCCTCCTGCCGCTCGTCCTCGCCGCTGCCGCCGTCGTCGGCGTGGGTTTCCTGCTGACCGGCGCGAGCGCGACGACGACCGTCCTGGCCGTCCTCATGACGATCATGGTCGCGAGCCCGTGGGCGCTCGGCTTCGCGACGCCGTACTCCGTCGCCGCGAGCCTGCAGGAAGCCCTCGAGCGCGGGATCGTCGTCTTCGACGAGACGGTCTTCGAGCGGCTCCGCGCGGTCGACGTCGTCGTCTTCGACAAGACCGGGACGCTCACGACCGGCGAGATGACCGTCCGCGAGGCCGACGCGCCCGACGACCTCCTGGCGGCGGCGGCCGCCCTCGAGCGGCGGGCCGCCCACCCCGCGGCGGCGGCGATCACGGCGGCCTTCGACGGGAGCACGGACGAGGACGGTCGGACGACTCGGGCCGACGGCGGCTCGGCCGGGGCCGATGGACTGACGGTTCGAGACTTCCAGACCCATGCGACCGGCGTCGAGGGCACCGTCGACGGTCGATCGATACTGGTCGGTCACCCCGACCTCTTCCGGGAACGGGACTGGGCGCTCGAGGACGGGCTCGAGTCACGGATCGACCGGACGCGGGATGCCGGTCAGCTCCCGGTCGTCGTCGGCCGAGACGGGTCCGCGGAGGGGGTCGTGATCGTCGGGGACGAACCGCGAGCGGAGTGGGACGAGACGGTCACCGCGCTGTCCGAGGACGGGATCGACGTCGTCGTGCTGACGGGCGACGACGGAACGGCGGCCGACGCCTTCGATCGGCATCCGGGCGTCGATCACGTCTTCGCCGGCGTCTCGCCGGACGGGAAGACGGCGGCGGTGGAACGGATGAAGACCGACGGTCGCGTGGCGATGGTCGGGGACGGGACGAACGACGCGCCCGCGCTCGCCGCGGCCGATCTGGGCATCTCGCTCGGCAGCGGTACCGCGCTGGCCGCCGACGCGGCCGACATCGCGATCGTCGACGACGACCTCGCCGCGGTCGAGGAGGCGTTCGCGCTGGCCAGGGCTGCACGGGGTCGGATCAGGCAGAACATCGGACTCGCGTTCGTCTACAACGCGATCGCCATCCCGGCCGCCGCCCTCGGTATCGTGAACCCGCTCGTAACGACCGTCGCGGTCGTGGCGGGGGCGCTCCTCATCGTCGGAAACGCGGAACGGTCGCTCGTGGCCGACTGA
- a CDS encoding GNAT family N-acetyltransferase, with amino-acid sequence MNVPTRTATRYTVRSFEPADRGPFLSMYESVFGHDRGPEWFRWKFTENPYVDHVPILVATADGEPVGFRSFFAQEMRVGGLLRTAFQPCDTMVHPDHRRRGLFGRLNERALERYADDGPSFFFNFPNENSKPGNLAHGWREIGTVPAYYRPQNPLTALEKGVDAGPTAGGESDAHPAGDGPVTAVRETLRNTVSTSNRVADRLLVGSDADIDVERYRPPPADVLAAVYRRSIPDAIHAHRTAAFFRRRFDNPAHTYAAYVARRNGEPIAALVVSTVDDHARIVDALPRAIATEAEALDRLLASALDDHADRRYVEAFGETVPAPLRFRFYPDTRFPLSALLQPTARTLLARDLEDGLALESSSISSWSLSRLDLDTT; translated from the coding sequence ATGAATGTGCCCACGCGAACGGCGACGCGATACACCGTCCGGTCGTTCGAGCCGGCCGACCGGGGACCGTTCCTCTCGATGTACGAGAGTGTGTTCGGACACGACAGGGGGCCGGAGTGGTTCCGATGGAAGTTCACCGAGAACCCGTACGTCGATCACGTTCCGATCCTCGTGGCGACCGCCGACGGCGAGCCGGTCGGCTTCCGGTCGTTCTTCGCCCAGGAGATGCGCGTCGGCGGTCTCCTCCGGACTGCGTTCCAGCCCTGCGACACGATGGTCCACCCGGACCACCGCAGGCGCGGGCTGTTCGGTCGACTGAACGAGCGGGCCCTCGAACGGTACGCGGACGACGGCCCGTCGTTTTTCTTTAACTTCCCGAACGAGAACTCGAAACCGGGCAACCTCGCGCACGGCTGGCGCGAGATCGGTACGGTGCCCGCCTACTACCGCCCGCAGAACCCGCTCACGGCTCTCGAGAAGGGTGTCGACGCCGGACCGACGGCGGGCGGCGAATCCGACGCGCACCCGGCAGGAGACGGACCGGTCACCGCGGTCAGGGAGACGCTCCGGAACACGGTCTCGACCTCCAACCGGGTCGCCGACCGACTTCTCGTCGGTTCCGACGCCGATATCGACGTCGAACGCTATCGACCGCCTCCCGCCGACGTTCTCGCGGCGGTCTATCGCCGTTCCATCCCCGACGCGATTCACGCCCACCGGACCGCGGCGTTCTTCCGCCGGCGGTTCGACAACCCCGCTCACACCTACGCGGCGTACGTGGCCCGACGGAACGGCGAGCCGATCGCCGCGCTCGTCGTCTCGACCGTCGACGACCACGCCCGGATCGTCGACGCGCTCCCTCGAGCGATCGCGACCGAAGCGGAGGCGCTCGACCGCCTGCTCGCCTCGGCGCTCGACGATCACGCGGACCGACGGTACGTCGAGGCGTTCGGGGAGACGGTGCCGGCACCGCTGCGGTTTCGCTTCTACCCGGACACGCGGTTCCCGCTCTCCGCGCTGCTCCAGCCGACCGCTCGGACACTCCTCGCGCGCGATCTCGAAGACGGACTCGCCCTCGAGTCGAGTTCGATCTCGTCGTGGTCCCTCTCACGGCTCGATCTGGACACGACCTGA
- a CDS encoding WD40/YVTN/BNR-like repeat-containing protein, with amino-acid sequence MATQDARSGDDFLSFFRRYTQTWIHAVAAAGLTAFGTLTIFHRWFIVLALASYVVPPIVLYLRGTPPDRTDGESTTDRDAATNDRSSATKSGSLEGGDSERSSETDAPDSGDTVPHGGSLDLESDPDDAGPVEQEREADRALGWESVDVPTEATLRDVCVTEAGAVHAVGEDGLVLTGEAVNGGGGAEAWTVTLEDGPAAEGEELHGVDATAEGEAIWIAGDSGAVGRLEAETGLHTDYTAPADITDNWLGVAVGGASDDETILLINGSGAVLRGRYRDGAVSWDDPVQPGGGSSLSGVALADASVGYCCDTNDGVFETTDGGASFDRVGLDGAGGTLETVATLGLGDCLVSADDGVVHRYGESTWTPERVGEEAICGLARREGETIACDADGVIYERTAAGDWDDVETRAPESLIAVSVDTDGDRAVAVGEEGTVVERR; translated from the coding sequence ATGGCTACTCAGGACGCGCGTTCCGGCGACGACTTCCTCTCGTTCTTTCGGCGCTATACGCAGACGTGGATTCACGCGGTCGCGGCGGCCGGGCTGACCGCCTTCGGGACGCTGACGATCTTTCATCGCTGGTTCATCGTCCTCGCGCTCGCCTCGTACGTCGTGCCGCCGATCGTGCTGTACCTGCGGGGAACCCCGCCGGATCGAACCGACGGCGAGTCGACGACCGACCGCGACGCGGCGACGAACGATCGATCATCGGCGACGAAATCCGGGTCGCTCGAGGGCGGTGACTCCGAGAGATCCTCCGAAACCGACGCTCCGGACAGCGGGGATACGGTACCACACGGCGGGAGTCTCGACCTCGAGTCCGACCCCGACGATGCAGGGCCGGTCGAGCAAGAACGCGAGGCAGATCGAGCCCTCGGCTGGGAGTCCGTCGACGTCCCGACCGAAGCGACGCTCCGGGACGTCTGCGTGACCGAAGCCGGAGCGGTCCACGCGGTGGGTGAGGACGGACTGGTTCTCACTGGCGAGGCCGTGAACGGTGGCGGTGGAGCCGAGGCGTGGACTGTTACCCTCGAGGACGGGCCGGCCGCCGAGGGCGAGGAGCTCCACGGGGTCGACGCGACCGCCGAGGGCGAGGCGATCTGGATCGCGGGCGACAGCGGCGCGGTGGGTCGGCTCGAGGCCGAAACGGGACTCCACACGGACTACACCGCCCCCGCGGACATCACCGACAACTGGCTGGGCGTCGCCGTCGGCGGGGCGAGCGACGACGAGACGATCCTGTTGATTAACGGCTCCGGCGCAGTCCTCCGGGGGCGCTATCGTGACGGCGCGGTCTCGTGGGACGACCCGGTCCAGCCGGGGGGCGGCTCGAGTCTGAGCGGCGTCGCCCTCGCCGACGCATCGGTCGGCTACTGCTGTGACACGAACGACGGCGTCTTCGAGACGACCGACGGCGGGGCCTCGTTCGACCGCGTCGGCCTCGACGGAGCCGGCGGGACGCTCGAGACCGTCGCGACGCTGGGACTGGGCGATTGTTTAGTGAGCGCGGACGACGGCGTCGTGCATCGCTACGGGGAGTCGACGTGGACGCCCGAACGGGTCGGCGAGGAGGCGATCTGCGGCCTCGCTCGACGGGAGGGTGAGACCATCGCCTGCGACGCGGACGGCGTGATCTACGAGCGAACCGCCGCGGGCGACTGGGACGACGTCGAGACGCGCGCGCCGGAATCGCTCATCGCCGTTTCGGTCGATACGGACGGTGATCGAGCGGTCGCGGTCGGCGAGGAGGGGACCGTCGTCGAACGGCGGTGA
- a CDS encoding Hsp20/alpha crystallin family protein has product MSSSDSSDVASFPFPLQIEYDGPADRLRVAVDVDPAPLEDVRVEVGSRRLRIAVDRDDGTAERTLTPLPTGLVVGDDCEAVYNNGVLSVSLETVPRGQ; this is encoded by the coding sequence GTGTCCTCGAGTGACTCCTCCGACGTGGCGTCGTTTCCGTTTCCGCTCCAGATCGAGTACGACGGGCCGGCCGACAGACTGCGCGTCGCCGTCGACGTCGACCCTGCTCCCCTCGAGGACGTGAGGGTCGAAGTCGGCTCGCGCCGCCTCCGGATCGCGGTCGATCGCGACGACGGGACCGCCGAGCGGACCCTCACACCGCTTCCCACCGGTCTCGTCGTCGGTGACGACTGCGAGGCGGTCTACAACAACGGCGTGCTCAGCGTCTCGCTCGAGACCGTCCCTCGAGGGCAGTAG
- a CDS encoding sulfatase — protein MSDANGRDDESHSTVRNVVLVVLDTARAKSVGMQSLPADRHASGPAPAGTGATPGRRTASSDGSADTHPMPTLSRLAEEGTAFENAFATAPWTLPSHASFFTGTYPSEHGTHGGHTYLDDELRTLPEAFADAGFQTIGVSNNTWITEEFGFDRGFEHLRKGWQYIQSDTDMGAVVRGEDFREKVAATRNRLFDGNPFVNAANILYSELLQPTGDDGSDRSTAWIADWLGDRSDDRPFFLFCNFIEPHVQYDPPPEYAERYLPEGARYEEATAIRQDPRAYDCEDYDISDHEFAMLRGLYRAALAYVDHQLGRLRAALEAADEWEDTLFVVCGDHGEHIGEHGFFGHQYNLYDTLLNIPLVCHGGPFTDGGRRRDLVQLLDLPATLLDTAGVDDPELSEQSSSRSLHPESTAASRDAVFAEYVAPQPSIERLEARFGEIPDRVRAFDRRLRAVRTDEYKYVRGDDGFERLHRVRTDPLEQTDISDAEPARVRTLRRRLAERFEPLAETDASDEVEMREGTKERLADLGYL, from the coding sequence ATGTCGGACGCTAACGGACGTGACGACGAGTCACATAGTACTGTGCGGAACGTCGTTCTCGTGGTTCTCGATACCGCCCGGGCGAAGAGCGTCGGGATGCAGTCGCTTCCGGCGGATCGCCACGCGTCAGGTCCCGCCCCCGCCGGGACGGGAGCCACTCCGGGCAGGCGAACGGCCTCGAGCGACGGATCCGCAGACACACACCCGATGCCGACGCTGTCGCGGCTCGCCGAGGAGGGCACCGCGTTCGAGAACGCGTTCGCGACCGCCCCCTGGACGCTGCCCTCTCACGCGTCGTTTTTCACGGGCACCTACCCCTCCGAGCACGGCACCCACGGCGGCCACACCTATCTCGACGACGAGTTGCGAACGCTCCCCGAGGCGTTCGCCGACGCGGGGTTTCAGACGATCGGCGTCTCGAACAACACCTGGATCACCGAGGAGTTCGGCTTCGACCGCGGATTCGAGCACCTCCGCAAGGGGTGGCAGTACATCCAGTCGGACACGGACATGGGCGCTGTCGTCCGCGGCGAGGACTTCCGGGAGAAAGTCGCAGCGACCCGGAACCGACTCTTCGACGGCAATCCCTTCGTCAACGCCGCTAACATCCTCTACAGCGAACTCCTGCAACCGACGGGCGACGACGGGTCCGACCGATCGACGGCGTGGATCGCCGACTGGCTCGGGGATCGATCCGACGACCGCCCGTTCTTCCTGTTCTGTAATTTCATCGAGCCACACGTCCAGTACGACCCGCCGCCGGAGTACGCGGAACGGTACCTCCCCGAGGGTGCCCGCTACGAGGAGGCGACCGCCATCAGGCAGGATCCCCGGGCCTACGACTGCGAGGACTACGACATCTCCGACCACGAATTCGCCATGCTCCGGGGCCTCTACCGGGCCGCACTCGCCTACGTCGACCACCAGCTCGGCCGGCTCCGCGCCGCACTCGAGGCCGCCGACGAGTGGGAGGACACCCTCTTCGTCGTCTGCGGCGACCACGGCGAACACATCGGCGAGCACGGCTTCTTCGGTCACCAGTACAACCTCTACGACACGCTGCTCAACATCCCGCTGGTCTGTCACGGCGGCCCATTCACCGACGGGGGACGACGCCGCGACCTCGTCCAGTTGCTCGATCTCCCCGCGACGCTGCTCGACACGGCCGGCGTCGACGACCCCGAACTCTCGGAACAGTCGTCGAGCCGCTCGCTCCACCCCGAGTCGACTGCGGCGTCCCGGGACGCCGTCTTCGCCGAGTACGTCGCCCCCCAGCCCTCGATCGAGCGGCTCGAGGCACGCTTCGGCGAGATTCCGGACCGCGTCCGCGCGTTCGACCGCCGGCTCCGAGCGGTTCGCACGGACGAGTACAAGTACGTCCGCGGCGACGACGGGTTCGAGCGGTTGCACCGCGTTCGGACCGATCCGCTCGAGCAGACCGATATCAGCGACGCGGAGCCGGCGCGGGTTCGAACGCTGCGGCGGCGACTTGCGGAGCGATTCGAGCCGCTCGCCGAGACCGACGCGTCGGACGAGGTCGAGATGCGCGAGGGGACGAAAGAGCGGCTGGCGGATCTTGGGTATCTCTGA
- a CDS encoding potassium channel family protein has product MRELRDIEGLHPRDLTQRQRLLVLFVVGLVAVVLFYTVVYNWGMRALENRPQSIFRSFQTVVETMTTTGFGADSPWTTPVMNVLMVSIQVTGVIIGFVTLRILVIPLFERTPLDLSDRLTTKNDHVVIAEYQHDTELLLDELEKLDIDYVLIESDEEDAKRLSDDGYQAIHGDPEERADLDRATIERASLLITDTGDETASIVLTALEANEDLRVISFTESTRRKAALAEVGVDRSVAPHALIGQRLAEKATTPVTVPDRTDGDEVDVREILVRRDSPLHGVRVRDSPVVNHPNLTLVAGWFDGELHLPPSPDDELTPNTVLVVAGPRSEIDEITDEIAGARSRRIQTPSQLVVAGFGEGGTAAVEALPADVSVTTIDDSEERGPDIVGDVTEPETLREAGIDDASALVVTVGTDSTALMTIAIARSLSSDVEILARVTDSDKMRAAFRAGADYVLSIQQVSARLVAAEVHGEQVMSPTNQIRLIRSDAAPFDGDSLADARRNPERGWTVIGVSRNGTVHTDEQTTIEADDKVIVAGSDDAIQEFERTVTTS; this is encoded by the coding sequence ATGCGCGAACTTCGGGACATCGAGGGACTGCATCCACGCGATCTGACGCAACGTCAACGGCTATTAGTGCTATTCGTGGTCGGTCTCGTCGCGGTCGTCCTCTTCTACACGGTCGTCTACAACTGGGGAATGCGAGCGCTCGAGAATCGCCCTCAGTCGATCTTCCGGTCGTTCCAGACGGTCGTCGAGACGATGACGACGACCGGATTCGGAGCGGATTCTCCCTGGACGACGCCGGTGATGAACGTTCTGATGGTGTCGATCCAGGTGACGGGGGTCATCATCGGGTTCGTCACGCTGCGCATCCTGGTCATTCCGCTCTTCGAACGGACGCCGCTGGACCTCTCCGACCGCCTCACGACCAAGAACGACCACGTCGTCATCGCGGAGTACCAGCACGATACCGAGTTGCTCCTCGACGAACTCGAGAAACTCGATATCGATTACGTCCTCATCGAGTCCGACGAGGAGGATGCGAAGCGGCTCTCGGACGACGGCTATCAGGCTATCCATGGCGATCCCGAGGAACGGGCTGACCTCGACCGCGCGACGATCGAGCGAGCGTCGCTGCTCATCACCGACACCGGCGACGAAACCGCGAGCATCGTCCTGACAGCGCTGGAGGCCAACGAGGACCTGCGCGTGATCAGCTTCACCGAATCGACGCGCCGGAAGGCGGCGCTCGCGGAAGTCGGTGTCGACCGCAGTGTCGCGCCGCACGCGCTGATCGGCCAGCGGCTGGCGGAGAAAGCGACGACGCCGGTCACCGTTCCCGACCGGACCGACGGCGACGAGGTCGACGTCCGCGAGATCCTCGTCCGACGGGATAGCCCGCTCCACGGCGTCAGAGTGCGCGACTCGCCGGTCGTGAACCACCCGAACCTGACGCTGGTCGCCGGGTGGTTCGACGGGGAGTTGCACCTGCCGCCGTCACCAGACGACGAACTCACGCCCAATACCGTGCTGGTCGTCGCCGGACCGAGGAGCGAGATCGACGAAATCACGGACGAGATCGCGGGTGCTCGGTCACGGCGCATCCAGACCCCCTCGCAGCTCGTCGTCGCCGGCTTCGGCGAGGGCGGAACCGCGGCCGTCGAGGCGCTCCCGGCGGACGTTTCGGTGACGACTATCGACGACTCGGAGGAGCGGGGCCCCGACATCGTCGGCGACGTCACCGAACCGGAAACGCTCCGCGAAGCCGGCATCGACGACGCGTCGGCCCTGGTCGTCACCGTCGGCACCGATTCGACCGCACTGATGACCATCGCCATCGCCCGCTCGCTCTCGAGCGACGTCGAGATCCTCGCGCGTGTGACCGATAGCGACAAGATGAGAGCAGCGTTTCGAGCGGGCGCTGACTACGTTCTCTCCATCCAGCAGGTGTCCGCTCGGCTGGTCGCGGCGGAGGTCCACGGCGAACAGGTCATGTCGCCGACGAACCAGATCCGCCTGATTCGATCCGATGCGGCGCCGTTCGACGGCGATTCACTGGCGGATGCACGTCGCAACCCCGAGCGGGGATGGACCGTGATCGGCGTCTCACGCAATGGCACCGTTCATACCGACGAGCAAACCACTATCGAAGCCGACGACAAAGTGATCGTCGCGGGGAGCGACGACGCGATTCAGGAGTTCGAGCGAACGGTCACGACCTCGTGA
- a CDS encoding cation:proton antiporter regulatory subunit: MTVYESDLPGVGKKFEIELDDGERLVIVTHNTGKREVYLKADADADSEKVFEASDRLARKIGTILEGAYFQPVQADNVETMLADDTYLEWYSVSETAEVAGQTLAEADIRDRTGVSIVAIQRGEELISPPTPETVLEVGDTLVVIGDREDCAQFEELLGAGLDE, encoded by the coding sequence ATGACCGTCTACGAGAGCGACCTCCCCGGCGTCGGGAAGAAGTTCGAGATCGAACTCGATGACGGGGAGCGCCTCGTCATCGTGACCCACAACACGGGGAAACGAGAGGTGTACCTGAAAGCGGACGCGGATGCGGACAGCGAGAAGGTGTTCGAGGCGTCGGATCGCCTGGCCCGAAAGATCGGCACGATTCTGGAAGGGGCGTACTTCCAGCCGGTGCAGGCCGACAACGTGGAGACGATGCTCGCCGACGATACCTACCTCGAGTGGTACAGCGTCTCCGAGACCGCCGAGGTCGCCGGCCAGACCCTCGCTGAGGCGGATATCCGCGATCGAACGGGCGTCTCCATCGTCGCTATTCAGCGCGGCGAGGAGTTGATCTCGCCGCCGACGCCGGAGACGGTCCTCGAGGTCGGTGACACGCTGGTCGTCATCGGCGACCGCGAGGACTGCGCCCAGTTCGAGGAACTGCTCGGAGCCGGACTCGACGAGTGA